In Candidatus Bathyarchaeota archaeon, the genomic window AACAAAGCCTATGTCCGGGAATGTATAGCTCTTCTGTAGAAAGTTCTTTTAAAACAACCATTTTTATCACCTTCTAACTCCCAGATATCTTACGGGATCTGCGATCTTACCTTTCTTCTGAACATCTAAGCCTTCACTGAATATTTCTTCTATTAACGATGGAGTAACATCTCTTCCACCAAGACCCATAATTACATTAAAGACTTTAAGATCTATGTCCATAGATTGCAATAGAGACATTACATCACTACATAATGGTCCGTAAGGAGCACCAAAACTTATGCATCTATCGATTACAGCTAAAACATCCAAATTCTTAATTGATGAGAAAATTTCTTTTGAAGGGAAAGGTCTATAAAGCCACGGCTTAATTACACCAACCTTTTTTCCCTCGTTCCTAAGTTTCTCAGCTATAGTGATTGCAGTTCCAGTGCAACTGCCCAAAGCCATGACTCCTATATCCGCATCCTCGATCCCATAGGTTTCTATAAGATCATATTTCCTACCAGATACGTCCGCAAATTCATTATTCACTTCTCTCATAACCTCAGGAACTTTATTCATTGCGTCAACTTGTTGCATTTTCAATTCAAAATAGAACTCTGGATTATTTCCTGCTCCAACAGTTATCGGGTTTTCAGGGTCAAGCATATATTCAAGCTTTTTTGGCGGTAAGAATTTCCTTACTTCCTCATCATCAAGCATGTTAATGTCTTGAGTAGAATGACTTATCATGAATCCATCTAAATTTACTGTTGCTGGTAGGAGAACATCCTTGTTCTCTGCTATCTTAAATGCCTGAATGGTCCAGTCGTATGCTTCTTGGGCATCTTCTGTATATATTTGTATCCAACCGCAATCTCTGGATCCCATCATGTCTGAGTGATCTGCATAAATATTGATCGGTGCAGATAGAGCTCTATTGGCTACCCCCATAACTATTGGACATCGCAAACTTGAACCTACGTATAGAATTTCATGCATTAAAGCCAGACCTTGACTAGCTGTTGCTGTAAAAACCCTTGCACCGGTTAGGCTGGCCCCAACACTTGCTGACATAGCAGAGTGTTCTGATTCAACACATACAAACTCTGTATTTACTTCACCATTAGCAACAAACTCATTGAATTTTTCAACAATTATTGTTTGTGGAGTAATTGGGTAAGCTGCTACAACATCCACATCACATTGTTTAGCTGCATAAGCTACAGCTTCATCTCCGTTTAGACCTACTATTTTACTCATTTTTAAGCTAACCTTCCACCATCTTTATGCATTTTACAGGGCATTCAGCAGCACATAGACCGCATCCTTTGCATTGATCGTAATTAATTTCAACTCCATCTTTGGGTCTATCTATTGATGGTTCTGGGCAAAAAATCCAACAAAGTAAGCATTTCGTGCACTTTTCATGATCTATGACTGGTTTAAAGACTCTCCAGTCACCTGTTTTGTATTGTGGATCCCCGGGTTTGTATACGTTACCTGCTAATGGAACATCTTTATAATTGGGAAATTCAATCTCACTCATAATTCAGTTACCTCTTCATAAGCTTTCTTAATTGCTTCAACATTTTTCTCTCCTATAGCACCATGAAAGCGTTCAGAAACTGATTTACAAATTGAATCTAATTTAATTAAAGGTTCGACCTTCACTACTGCTCCTAACATCGCTGTATTTGTTATAGGTTTACCAAGGATGTCTAAGGCAATTCTAGTGGCATCAACCGTATAGGTTTTAGTATTTTTAATATCTAATTTTTTATTCAAATCACTGGAATTTAAATCCGTATTAACAACAAGTTTACCATTATCAACTAGCCCAGATTTAACATCAATAGTTCCTAAAAGCGTAGGATCCAAGACAACTACCATATTTGGATTGTAAATTTGGCTATGTATTCGTATCTTTTCATCACTAATTCTTGTAAATCCTCGAATAGGTGCTCCGGTCCTTTCCGGGCCAAATTCAGGAAATGCTTGAACATGTTTGCCCTCATCCATTGCTGCTTGGGCTAGAAGCCTACTGGCTGTAACTACACCTTGACCTCCCCTGCCGTGCCATCTTATCTCGAATTGCAGCCCAAATACCTCCATTGATTTTTATTATGAAAAGAGCAGGCTAATATTTGAAAGTTTTGCGTAAAATTAATAACTAATTCGTCACACATCCCAACGCTGCAGATCTATAGGATACCTATACATTTAACAAACTTCAATTCTTATCATTTCTTTTATCTGCCAAATCAATATTGACTATTGCGTTTGAAATATGAAAATGTGAGAATAAAAATGGTAAAAATTATAGGAATATCTGGTAGTCCTCGCTCAGAGGGGAATACTGAGTTTATTGTCAAAGAGGCTCTTAATGAAGCAAAGAAAGAAGGTTTTGAAACTGAATTTCTAAGCCTTTCTGGAAAGGCTATCAAACCATGCGATGCATGTTTATCCTGTAAAGAAGTTAAAAAATGCATTATACAGGATGATTTTGAGACAATTTTTACAAAAATGATTGAAGCAGACGGTATAATATTAGGGTCTCCGGTATATTTTGGATCAGCAACTCCGGAGATTAAGGCTCTTATCGATAGAGCAGGATATGTCTCTTATCAATCAGGAAGAAGGTACTTTGAGAATAAAGTTGGAGGTCCATTAGTTGTTGCACGTAGAGCCGGACAGAATTTTACTTTAGCACAACTTCTATTCTTTTTCTTACATCAAGGAATGATTGTACCTGGTTCTACATATTGGAATATTTCCTTCGGTAGAGATAAGCTACAAGTCAGAGATGATGAAGAAGGTAGAAATACTGCGAAGAATTTTGGAAAGAAAATGGTTTGGATATTAAAGAAATTAAAAGAGTGATTGTCTAGACTTATCACGATTTTAAATTCAAGCGGTGTATCTACCATCTTGTTTCTGCTGCACATTGGATTGAGGAGGACCAATTGTAGGTAAAGGTGGTGGCACGCCTATGGTTTTTGATATGAGAATTGCCTCTGCCATAGAAGCATTTGATATTGCTTGTACAAGGGGTACTGGAGGTGACTTTTTTTCTTCATATTCTAATAATATTTTATTAATTTCGTTCCTTTCTCCGGAAGCTTGAGCTTTTCCTTTAATGTTAATCTGGGCTATTGACGGGGTAAAATTGACTGTAAAAACAAAAGGAGCATCTATTGTGACATCAGATCTTTTTTCTATTCCAAGCACATTTACATTTATAGCTATTTGCATTTGAGGAGGTATGGGTTTATCTGTCTCCCATAATCGTTCTCCAGATACCTGATTAACGAATATTCTTATGCCTATCTTAATTCCTGTTGGTTTATTCCCTTGAGCACTCATCAATCGATACCTTTACAATCTCTCTACTATAGCTTTATTTTTCGTTCTTTAGCTATTTTCAGGATAATATTTTTAAATTTCTTTCTAGCTCGCCAAGTTACAAGATATCCAACTAAAATGATCACAATACCTACTGTGGTTATTATAACGATTAACCATATAAGCTCTGCCAACATTGCTTGTATATAAGCAAAAGGTTGAACTCTAAGTTGAATTATACCTGCCATAATTATAAATAAAGGGGCTATTAAGACAGCGCCGACAATCATCATGGATTTACCAAGTACTAAACTTGTTGTGAATTGCGACCTGGCCAATGATGTTATCATATCATATTTTACATCTTCTTTTGTCAATTTTTTTCCTCCAAGATTCTATTTTTTCAAAAACTATGAGTTCTAGTAAATAAAGGTTTAATTGTGCGCGCTAGCACGAGCAAGACCTGCTTCTAAGCCGGTAAATCAATTAATAAGTATAATAATATAGTGGTCTAGTCGAATTTGCATAGAAAGGAATTGGATAATGATGCCGAAATTGGTTTTAGATGTCTAGACAATAATGCTGTAGATATGAATAATATTCAACTGATCCTTAGCTTGTTCCTAGCTAGCTACTTACCAGACTCTCAAATTATTCTGCATGATAGAGCCAATAATATATATTACATAAATCGTTCAGCCACGTTAATCTTAAAATTGAAGTTAATGTATATTGTATTGATACATTTTGAAAACATTTGATTCGTTCATCATCGGAATGATGATTTTAATTTCAGGAATACTCGGTACAATTGTGTTGTTTGTGCTCACTTTAGGGTCCAACTTTATGATTTTTCTTGTAAGAAGAGATCCAGAACTTATTCCTAATGAATACATTACGCTTCTTTATGTTATTGTTATTCTGATAATATTCGGTTTAATGGTTTTCTGGGCTATCATTCCTTTGAATAATAAATTTCGCTTTATTCCGAAATTAAGAAAAAAGGATATTGAACCATCTCCAGAAAAAAAATTCAGTCCATCAGTAACATTAGCTAAAGTTAAGAAGCCACGCAAGCAAATAAATCTAAATTTCTTCTCCAAAATAAGAAGAAAAAAGAAGCAAACTATACCAGTTAAACAAATAGAGACCTCTAAACCTGAAATCGCAACAACCAATATGCCACAATATTCGGAGCCTGTGATCACTGGGGCAGTAGACAAGTCTCTTACGCCTTCAAAAGCTGAATTATTGAGGGCCGCAATGTTGGCACTTGAAAAAAGTGAAACTGAGCTTGCAAGAGAATTTGTCAAACATGCTAAAAAAGCAGAATAAATTAGCGCAAATATCTTTCTAGCGCGCGCTAAAAGTTTCTTTCAGATTCTTCCTACAGGTATATTATGAGGACCCTTTTGTAGGTATTAACCAAATTTAGTACGCTCTTCTGCTCACCTATACTTTTATTTTTACATATCTGGTATAGTTGATAATCAGTCATTCCATTCTTGGTAAAGTAAAAATAAATACGGCTCCTTTATCTTCCCCTTGCGAGTCTGCCCAAATCTTACCACCATGTCCTTCTATTAGACCTTTGGTTACACTAAGACCAAGACCAGTACCCTTAATGTAAGTTCTTCTATTAATATTAGCAAAAGGCTCAAATATCCTTTTAAGATCTTTTTTTCTTATCCCGATACCTGTATCACTTACTTCAATTTTGAAATAATAACTCTTCTTTTCGACTTTTAGTATTATTTCTCCATCTTCTGGCGTAAACTTAGAAGCATTATTTAGGATATTCATCAGAGCTTGACCAAGCCTAATTTTATCTCCAATTATTGGTAAATGGCCCTTTTGAATTTTTATTTTTAAAGTCTGATTTTTTTCTTTAATAAAGGGTCGAATTTCTTTAATACACTGCTCTAGGACCTCTTGAAAATCTAAAGGTTCTAGGTTTACTATGATCTTTCCGGATTCTATGCGTCGAATGTCTAATAAATCATCAGTTAGACTAAGAAGACGTTCAGTATTTCGCTTGACTATCTCCAATTCAATTTTTGCAAGTCTAGGGATCCGGCCATCTTTTCCATCTAAAATTCGATCCATATAGCCTTTTATTGAGACTAATGGGGTTCTTAGTTCATGTGTAGCTGCAGATATGAATTTATCTCTAATTTGTAAACGGCTTTTTTCTTCTTCAGCATCTTTTATAGCGTTTTCAATCTCTATTCGATCTGTAATATCTCTTAGAACGATTGTTCGGAGTCCAATTCGGCCAGTTCCATCAACTATAGGGGAAATAGTAATTTCATAGACGTGACTCTTACCATTTATATCAAGCGTTACTTTATCTAATTTTGTTTTTGATATTCTGGACCATTGATTCCATACATGATCTATTTTTTTACCAATAACATCCTTTGTGGATTTGCCAAATAAGCTTTCAGCTGAAGGATTTAGATTCATAACTCGATTACTATCATCCAAAACGATTATTGAGTCTTTCATACTTTCAATGATGGCATCATGAGCAACTGGCATGATATCTACAATTTGCAATTTGGATGGATTAATCCATGTCAAAAAATTAGCTATTATAAGAACTATTACTGGAGTTACATATGTAGGCACAAGTCGTAATACCATCATTAAGAAAATGCTACCGAAAAATGGTATTATTACAGATAAAAGAAGAAATAAAGCCCGAAGTTGATATAATTTTTGTGATTTGCTAAGCGAATAAATGGAGAATAATAATGATAGTAAAAGAATCAAATAAGTATAAAAAATAAAAATCCATAACCATAAGCCAATCGACTCAAAACGTCCAAATGATATCGCTAGAGAGGAATTGTCAAAGTTGAACATGGTTGGAGACCAGATCCAACCATGAGCTTCGTTAGTGAAGATTAGTAACAAAGTAATTATCGGTATTATACTTAATAAAAACAAGTAACGCCGTATTAAAAATCGTTCATAACCAAGATATTGAAGTGTATGGATAAGCCATAGGGTCGGAACAATAGAAACTCCTAAGAATTGAAATTTATGCCAAAATATCTTTAACCATAGTATATCGCTCCATATTTCAAATACTAATCCTGTTGCCCATATGGAACCGCCGATTAGAAGAAAAGCTAATGTTTTTGATCTAGGATCTGGGCGTTTCCAAAGAAAAAATAGCGATATTAATGAAAGAGTTGATAATGCAATTAATATAATCGTATAAATATGGAAAAAATTTTCTAGAATAGCCCTCTATTCTCCTAAAACTTTTTCGAATAATTATATCTTTGCAATTCACTTAGCTAAATTATACTAATCATGATTTCAAAAATTTGATCTTAATGAAAATTAATTAAATAGAGTCATTGATTTTTATAGTAAAAAAAACTGCTACATGATTCTAATTTTCCTCAATCCATTCTTATCGTATGAGATTTGATTGCTAAAGAGCCCTTTTATACTAGATACATCTTTTGGCTCATGGGCCAAAGGATTCAAAAGAAAAAGTGCGGTTATTCCGAATTCTGAAAGATATTTAAGAGCATTTTGAAAATATCCATATGCAGATTCGACATTTGTTGATAGGGTAATATCGGTGATGCTGTCGTAGACCAGACATAAAGATTCTTTAGAATATTTTTCTAGGACTTCAGATAGAGTTTGTTGATACGAAATATTCAGAATTTCGACACCATCATCTCCTTTGAGCGCATTTTGAATTACACTACCTCCATGCGTAAGTACTAAAGCTATCTTATTGTAAAAAACACATTCATGAACAAAGTCCCTGATGGCTCTTTCATACGGGAATGATGGGTCAAACTCAAGTAGAATTATTCTTCCTATAATGTCTTTATGTTTCAGGTCTAATTGATTAGAGAATTTTACAGCTTTAGTCTCTTCTAAGTATCTTTTAATTTCTACTAAAAAATCTTCACTTTCAAAAGGTTTAACAAGGTGGCCATCTGCTCCACATTGGATGGAAAGTTTTTTATCAGAATTCCTACCTAGGACTGTAAACATGACAACGGGGATATGTTTGGTTCTATCTTGAGTTTTCAAAACCTTACAAACATCTAATCCACTCTTCCCAGGCATCACAACATCTAGAATTATTAAATCAGGTATTTCTAAATTTGCTTTAATTAAAGCTTCATCACCACTGTAAGCTTCAATAACTTGATATCCTGCTTCCAACAGTGTCTTTCTAGCCAAATCTAGAATGTCTGGTTCGTCATCAACAACAAGAATTTTATCAGGCAAAATGATTACTCCTCTAATGTGAGCTATATATATTATTCATGAAGTATAAATAATATATTTCAAATAGTCTTATTGGAGGTTCTGTAAAAATGGATGAAGAAAAAGTGCCTACTGGCGTAAAAGGTCTTGATGATATTTTAAATGGAGGAATTCCACAAGGTAGTTTAGTTTTGATAATGGGTGGGCCAGGAGTTGGAAAAACAATACTCGCCACTCAATTCTTGGTAAATGGTATTAATAAATTCAACGAGAATGGAATATTTGCAACTCTTTTGGAAAATCCAGTTAACCTCCAAAAGAATATGGCAAAATTTGGATGGAATTTAGGGGAACTTGAAAAAACAGAAAAATTCAGATTTATTGATGCTTCACCAACCGCACCTCCACCAATAACACGATTATCAGGAGAAATAAGATTAGGAATGCTCTCGATTGGTCGAAGGGAGTTCTCAATGATTAGTTTAATAGAAGCAATTCAATCAGCATCAGAAGAGATCAATGCACAAAGAATTGTACTTGATAGCATGGCTTCTTTAATTTTTCAATACACGGATTTGACTCAACGGCGAAAAGCTATCTTAGACTTGTTTGAAGCTTTAATCTCATCTAATGCTACATGTTTGGTTACTCAAGAGCAAAGAAATTTAGGTCTAGAAAGAGAGATTCAAGATGAGGAATATCTAGCTGACGGAGTAATAATAATGCAGAGATATCAAGTTGGTAAAATATTATTGCGTGCAATTCAAATTGAGAAAATGAAACGCAGTGAAATAGACGATCAACCAAGACCATACAAAATTACTGATAAAGGAATAGCAATCTTTCCAAAAGAAGTAGTTTTTTAACACATCCGCTTTTTGTTCTTAGCTTATTTAATCCTTACTAGGAAAAACACATCAAATTTTATATACATATATTTAAAAAGTTAAAAAGAAAGACCCCGAATTTTATGGAACTTTTTGGTGGTCAAATCTAAATGAAGCAAACAATTTTAATATTCAAATAAATAGATTAATAAAAAATTTCATTATTCTGATTTTCGATAGAACAATCTTCGATACATCGTTTTTCTGAATAATTCTTTTTATATTGTAAGGTGAATTCTACATTGAATAAGCACTTGTAGGTGAAATAGCAAAAATGGTAATTATTGAAATATTCACACACATAGCTACTATTTCTACGATATTTACTATTGTCTGTGTAAAACTTCTTTTATTGGAAAGAAATGGTATGCGTTAGCGTGTACTTGGTGCTTACAAAGATTTTCTATATCTAATAATCTCATCTGTAAGATAAAATGCAGTACCTAGTATTATCAGTGTCGATAATATATATCCAATAAACAGAATTGGGTTCTTTAAAAGTAAAAAGAAAGTATTATGTGATAATAATAGTGGTGTTATTACAAGCAAAGTTCCAATGATAATCTGTAAAAAAATAACATGGTTCATTAAATTGTAGTGATTCAAGATAATGCCTTCTATTATTATGGCGAGTATAATTGTTAGAAATACCATTGCTTGTAATAGTGTAAGAAGGTACGGCACTCCCTTTAATATGCTAATTGTTATCATCGCTATGATGTTATTAAGGAAGATTATTAGTGAAAACGTTATCAAACCAAGTACTATTGCTTCACTTGCTTGACGGAACCATTTTATTTTTTGGTATCTATTCTCTGAATTTATAACTATAATGGAAAACGGAATAAAAAAGATCATTTTTCCTAATATTAGTCCTAATACACCAAATTTCAAATACAATGAGGCAGCTAATGGATTTGCTTCATTTGCTATACCGGCTGGATCATTATAGATTAACCAAGTAGTAGTGATTATATCTCCTGTGACAAAAATAATGTATAATAATAATAAAATAATTATCGTTCTGTGGAGTGAATATTGATCTTTATCTTTTAACATTTAAGACTCTCTCATCTGAATAAGAAGTTGGTATTCTGCAAATATGTATTAATAAGTTTTCTTATTTCAATTATTAAATAATTTCTATAGATTCAAAAAAAATTTCTTGTCAGCAGATATTCTATAATATAGAATCGAAAAACCCTAGAAAGAGTTTGCTAAATAAGGCTTATGAGTATTAGGATTAGACCAATACATAAGATAATTCCGATAACAAAACCTGTATTAAAGGACGGTTGAGTACTTTCTTTTCTTGCTAATAATAGGATTACAACAGCAAGAATCACTAAGAGAAATCCGACAAATAAGAACGTGAAATTAAATCCAAGCAAGTTCATCAGCAGAAAAAAGATAATTTTATACATAAAATACAAATTTTAATAAATATCAGATTATTGATTTGGTGACCGACAATTAAATATTAATAATGAGCTTCATTGCAGAATATAATTACTAACACTCACTTAAATGAGATGTCAAACTTCTAGAATTTATAGAACTGGTGTAGAATACAGAAATTGATCATATTTTTAAAATCAATTAAATCAGTAATTAGTATGCTCATTCTTCTTGCTATAAGCACAATTTCTATACTATACTTCTTTATTTTCCTTTTTCCGAAAAGATACATTACACTCATAAAAAAATGAAAAATTATTGCTTTGCTAATGGGTATACTCACTATTAAAAAAAGTTGGAATATGATGATACATGCTAACTAGAATCCTGGTTCCTTTTGCAATGTGGGCATGTGGACGCCCTTCTGGATATTTCTTTTCCACAGTTAATACAATAGACATTATCTGACTTTTTTCTACCGCGCATTGTTACGATTACGATAGCAGCAATGCAAACAATTATGGCCACCAAAATTAAAGGTAGAGATAAGGAAGGTATTTGGATTTTAGATTCTTGAGTCTCAGGCAATGTAGTCTCAGGCGTTATAGTTTTGTCCTCGTCTGTTGAACTGGTTGGTTCAGTCGGTGTAGCCTCAATAGTGGGGGTTGTTGTTGGAGTTGGTGTTGGGGTAGATTCATTATAACTAACAAGCTCGTATAATGAAATATCGTCGAAATTGGTATTTGGCGGAGTTGAAGTTACACTGGCTTGTTCTATGATTATAGATACATCATTAAAGTTTCTTAAAGCACCGAAATTTTGATAAAAATCATCTGTAACATTTCTATCTATGAATTGCCAATCACTGCTTGGTTCCGCTACTACAATATTAGCTTCATTTTCCAATTTTTTTCTATAATACATATCATCTGGATTTTCTGTAATTATATAATTTATTCTGTGCGTATCTCCAAATTGTATGGATATCTGTGTCAATGTTCCTGGCGTAATTATTTTATCTGCCTCTTCAAAAGTAATATTTTGTCCAGTTGCTGAAATCGGCATAAATGTCTTTGTTTTGAAAGAGAAATCTAATTCAGGTGTAATTGGTTTATTAATGGTTTGCATTACCCCTGAACTTATTGGCGTACTTTCTGTATGTTCAAGTTGAGCAACAACAAGACCCTTGCCTTTATAACCGATATTGGTATCCACTTTTACGGTCATATTGTGCCCAACTATTCGCCAACCCAACGCACCCAATTCAAATCCACCATTGACGACTAGACCCCAATCTTCTTCATTCTCTTGAGGAATAACCGTTATCGGCATCTCCTTTGTAAAGCAGAGCTTATCAATACTACAGGGGTTTCTTGGTCTATCACTATCCCATACCACGCTATATGTATCTAAAATTATTGCCGCTTCACCGAATAGGTAAGTTGGGATTGGAAATTGCAAAGTGAAATTCTCATAACCTTCTCGTCCGGCGGTCTTCCATGTACGGCCTATGTGAGTACTTGGCAATTCTGATGGTTTATGTTCATCCCACATTTTATCCATTTGCAGACCTTCGAATGTATCTCTTTCATTCTCAAGTTGCGCAACGATGATAAAACCATAAGCAGGGGTAACTAAATCATAGTCCAAAGTAATAATTAGGGACAATTCCTGTCCCATCCATGGTGTTTTAGGATAATCAACGGCTGCAATATCTAACTTTGGAATGGATTCTTCAGCAAAAACATAAGGAGTGATTAAAAGAAATATGAACATTAAGATTAGAATCTTCTTCATTTTATTTCACTATCATGATTTTAATTATAAATCGATGTCAGAAATTATTTTTCTGACTATATTTTTAATCTCTTAACATATTTAATAATTAAGCAACCGATTGGAGTACCAAATAATATAAAAATTACTTAAACCTGATATTAATGGAAGTCGACCATGGATAAGTACGAACTAAAGAAACTCAGAAGAATGGAAAGAAAAAAGAAAAAGAATCGCCGCCTAATAGTATCATCTATTCTGATATTTATTATTGCAATCTCGGGCGTGTATCTTTACAGCTCGTCAAAACCACAAACAGTAGATGGAATAGAAGCAAACAGGATAGCAGTGATAGAAACGAATGTGGGCACTATAGAATTTGAGCTTTTTGAAGATAAAGCACCAATAACCACCAAAAATTTTATCGATTTAGCCGAGAAAGGATTTTACGACGGTCTCATTTTTCATCGGATTGTTGGAGGATTCGTAATTCAAGGTGGTGATCCTACTGGCACAGGTACAGGAGGGACTGGATACACTATTCCTGATGAATTCCATCCTGAACTGAAGCATGATTCGATTGGAATCTTGTCTATGGCAAATTCCGGTCCTGATACAGGTAGTTCACAATTCTTTATTACTTTGGCTCCAGCGACACATCTAGACAATAAGCATGCAGTCTTTGGTAAACTAATCAAAGGTGAAGATGTATTGTTAGCGATAGGATCTGTTAAGGTTGATGAAAACGATCGCCCTTTGACTGAAGTAACTATGACAGTTAAGATCATAGAAAACAATGAAGTAATTGATTAATTTACATTAATGCTTACGCAATTAACATGTTACAAACTAATGCTAAGAATTAAATCTCAATTATTAATAATTAATATTCATGAATGAATTCATGAGTTTAATAGCACCAATAGGAGCTACTTGCCTAGGTATTTTGATAGGTTATCTTGTAGGTTTTTTTATCCGACGTTTTAAGGAGTTCACTCCTGGCACTCTAAGCTCTGTTATATCGGTCATTTTAGGAGTTGTAGTGATAAGGTTCTTAGAAGCTGAGATAGTTGTCTGGTGGTTCTATCCTATAGGGCTATTGATAGGTTTTATTGCACAAACAATCGTCTGGAAGCTTGAAGGTAAACCTTTGAGTGTATAACTATTGCATGCTTGTAAGAATCATTTAGCGCGCGCGCTAAATTTAATTGCAACCTGGTAAGCGGGCGCTAAATAAACAATAGATTATTATCATGCTATATAAAAACGCACTTAATAATTACTAATTTAAATTTTTCAAATATTAAATTAAACTTTAGAACAAGATTCTAATTATTTGGGTGAAGTCCCATGCAGAAGAAAAACCATCTTAATAAAGTTAAGGGATCAAGTCGGACAGAAAATCCATTATTTCAGTACCTTGGCATTATTCCAGAGCACATATCCCCTGAGAAAGCCATATTACGTTTACCTATTAAATATGAATTCAATCAAGATGCAGGCGTGGTTGCAGGAGGTATTCTTGCAACTATTGCTGATGAGGCTATGGCCCATGTGGTTCTAGCCAACCTTAATGAAGACCAATCTACCGCAACGATCGAAATGAACATACGATATCTACGCTCAATACAGGAAGGAGAGATCAGTGCGGAGGGACGGATTATCAAAAAAGGACGCAAAATCATCACTGTTACTGCTGATGTTTGTGATGGGAAAAAATCCCTCCTTGCTCATGCTGGAGCTTCGTTTATAATCATTGAATCAAAATAAATGGAAAAAAGTTTAAAATTGGGAAAGCATTATCTAAAAGTATTCTTGAAATGATTCTATAATTAATCAATTGATATACTATGAACAATAAATTTCCAATAATTGCTTTGATCATTCTAACTTTAATTGTCTTAGGTGGCTGGTTTTATGCAATTCAACCTCATTTATTCTTGACATCAGAAATCCCAACTTCTGAGATATTTACTACGCCAACGTCAACTCCTACCACTAATCCAGCGATAATTATCGGCCCCGAAAGAGCATATATTACGATTCAAGAAAATAAAATGAATCAGAGTTTTATAATTATTGATGTTAGAACCCCAGAGGAGTTTGAGGATGGACACATAGAGAATGCCATTAATATTGATATTC contains:
- the porA gene encoding pyruvate ferredoxin oxidoreductase — translated: MSKIVGLNGDEAVAYAAKQCDVDVVAAYPITPQTIIVEKFNEFVANGEVNTEFVCVESEHSAMSASVGASLTGARVFTATASQGLALMHEILYVGSSLRCPIVMGVANRALSAPINIYADHSDMMGSRDCGWIQIYTEDAQEAYDWTIQAFKIAENKDVLLPATVNLDGFMISHSTQDINMLDDEEVRKFLPPKKLEYMLDPENPITVGAGNNPEFYFELKMQQVDAMNKVPEVMREVNNEFADVSGRKYDLIETYGIEDADIGVMALGSCTGTAITIAEKLRNEGKKVGVIKPWLYRPFPSKEIFSSIKNLDVLAVIDRCISFGAPYGPLCSDVMSLLQSMDIDLKVFNVIMGLGGRDVTPSLIEEIFSEGLDVQKKGKIADPVRYLGVRR
- a CDS encoding 4Fe-4S binding protein, which codes for MSEIEFPNYKDVPLAGNVYKPGDPQYKTGDWRVFKPVIDHEKCTKCLLCWIFCPEPSIDRPKDGVEINYDQCKGCGLCAAECPVKCIKMVEG
- a CDS encoding pyruvate ferredoxin oxidoreductase subunit gamma, which encodes MEVFGLQFEIRWHGRGGQGVVTASRLLAQAAMDEGKHVQAFPEFGPERTGAPIRGFTRISDEKIRIHSQIYNPNMVVVLDPTLLGTIDVKSGLVDNGKLVVNTDLNSSDLNKKLDIKNTKTYTVDATRIALDILGKPITNTAMLGAVVKVEPLIKLDSICKSVSERFHGAIGEKNVEAIKKAYEEVTEL
- a CDS encoding flavodoxin family protein, producing the protein MVKIIGISGSPRSEGNTEFIVKEALNEAKKEGFETEFLSLSGKAIKPCDACLSCKEVKKCIIQDDFETIFTKMIEADGIILGSPVYFGSATPEIKALIDRAGYVSYQSGRRYFENKVGGPLVVARRAGQNFTLAQLLFFFLHQGMIVPGSTYWNISFGRDKLQVRDDEEGRNTAKNFGKKMVWILKKLKE
- a CDS encoding ATP-binding protein is translated as MALSTLSLISLFFLWKRPDPRSKTLAFLLIGGSIWATGLVFEIWSDILWLKIFWHKFQFLGVSIVPTLWLIHTLQYLGYERFLIRRYLFLLSIIPIITLLLIFTNEAHGWIWSPTMFNFDNSSLAISFGRFESIGLWLWIFIFYTYLILLLSLLFSIYSLSKSQKLYQLRALFLLLSVIIPFFGSIFLMMVLRLVPTYVTPVIVLIIANFLTWINPSKLQIVDIMPVAHDAIIESMKDSIIVLDDSNRVMNLNPSAESLFGKSTKDVIGKKIDHVWNQWSRISKTKLDKVTLDINGKSHVYEITISPIVDGTGRIGLRTIVLRDITDRIEIENAIKDAEEEKSRLQIRDKFISAATHELRTPLVSIKGYMDRILDGKDGRIPRLAKIELEIVKRNTERLLSLTDDLLDIRRIESGKIIVNLEPLDFQEVLEQCIKEIRPFIKEKNQTLKIKIQKGHLPIIGDKIRLGQALMNILNNASKFTPEDGEIILKVEKKSYYFKIEVSDTGIGIRKKDLKRIFEPFANINRRTYIKGTGLGLSVTKGLIEGHGGKIWADSQGEDKGAVFIFTLPRME
- a CDS encoding response regulator; this translates as MPDKILVVDDEPDILDLARKTLLEAGYQVIEAYSGDEALIKANLEIPDLIILDVVMPGKSGLDVCKVLKTQDRTKHIPVVMFTVLGRNSDKKLSIQCGADGHLVKPFESEDFLVEIKRYLEETKAVKFSNQLDLKHKDIIGRIILLEFDPSFPYERAIRDFVHECVFYNKIALVLTHGGSVIQNALKGDDGVEILNISYQQTLSEVLEKYSKESLCLVYDSITDITLSTNVESAYGYFQNALKYLSEFGITALFLLNPLAHEPKDVSSIKGLFSNQISYDKNGLRKIRIM